The Cervus elaphus chromosome 20, mCerEla1.1, whole genome shotgun sequence genomic interval GAGACCAAGTGTTTCTGGAAAATGACTCGCCGGCCTTTTttgcaggaagaagaaaactttcCTTCTTTAATGCTCTAACTTATGAGAGAACAGATGGAGATAAAGGAGAAGGAAAGTACACTGGCTGGTCCTGTGAAACTGACCGGTTGGGTACATGTGACCCAGAGAGGATCCCAAGAGACTGATATGATTCTACCATCCCACCTAAAAGTAACAACAGCGTTTCCATCCACACAGGATCACCTTCAAAGGAGTTCATGATTCACCCACACGACTTTGTCTCTCTTGCTACCTCCCACCAAGGCAGAGGTTGGGGCAACAAGGAGGTGACAGGTCCATGTCCTAACAGCCTTTGTCAGAGTCCACTCTCAGTGGACCTGAACTCCTGGAAGCTGGGTTCAGTGCTTGGAGGCAGAGCCACTGGCTGGTTTAGCAACTTGTTCACAACACTGATTTTAGCATCCTGCTTCTCAATGTCCTCATACGGAGTCCAGGACAGGTCGTGCTGGAGCTTGTAGGCACCAAGGAAGTCATGTGGACGACTCATCCCCCATTCCTAGAGAAGGCAAAGGAGTCAGTTCTGATCAGCGTAGGAGGTAAAGAAGCTGAGTCCATTTCCTAATTATAccacaattttcttttttggcttttcACTTCAGACCAATCAGAATCATCTTTGGAAAGCAATGCATTACACATCAGGTACCTCCCTGAACAGAGATAATGATTAAGTGCATATATTTTTCAGAGTCATCTCTGGGCTCATGCCACCTCTAGTTTTCTAGAAAATCACTTACCAACCCCTATGCCTACGTTTTCTCACacataacacatacacacacatacacactacaccAAGAATTTCTTAAAGACGAGAGTAGGTTTTTGTAGCAACAATTAAATGTTCTTACCtctggagaaataatggaaaaatactGCTGACCACTCTCCCGTTTATAAAGGTAGTAAATGTTGCCAGGTTTTTTCACTATATTACAAGCTACATGGTGCAAGTCAGCATCTCTGCGAGCATCCTCCAACACCTAAAATCCACAGAGATGTAACCAATTAGGTATAAGAGGTAGCAGCACTCATACTCAATGATCACCCCACACAAAAGCTGGAACCTGTTCAACGCTTAGGGTCTTGCTCCCTCACATCAATGAATCATGACTGAGATCCAGATGACACTGAAGAGAAAAATTAGACTACATTATGCTACTATGTTATAAAAATGCCTTTGGAAAACTTACTTAACCTCTTAGGCTTATTCTATTTTGCTCAACACTTCTATATTTCTAGGAGGCACCGGAACAAGTAAGTTACAGTGATTATAAGCAAGTTCAGTCAATCCTGTGaactaaatgaagaaaatgaaagcttaCCGAAAAGCTACTACTTACCTTCCTGGCTTGTTCTTGCAAATGTTCGATTTGCTCAGCTATGACTGTCAGCTTGTTGGTGGCATTTGCTCTGATGAATTCATTAGCCTAAGGGTGAGAAAAAACTGAACTGTGAGTCAGAAAAGAGTAAGACTTTACAATGCTCTTATTTAGATCCCAATGTGAAATTATGTCAACACGTTGGCTTTTGCCTATCATACCCTTCCCATTTTCACCATTCCCCCATGAAAACCCACTCATCCCAAGGCCTAGCTCAGAAGGCATTGCCTAGGAGAAGTCAATGCTGACACGACTCCATACCATAGAAATAAGTGCTCTTTTTCTATCTCCCAAAGCATCTGTCTTGTTCACTATAGATTCTGGTCACACTCAAAATTTTCAGTCTTCCAATATGCCCCAATCGCTTTTGCTTCCAAGTAATTTTGCATATGCTCTCTCTTCCATCTATTTCCCCTCTTGCTCTTTTGACTGACTAACCCCACTTATTCCTcagttctccatctattttctcACACTTAAACATTTCTGAAATCAGGGATGGGTCTTACAATGAAAATCCAAAGACACTTGTGGTATGTCTCTTATGACCTGTGATATAGAAACCTGACTATATATAGAaggtatctgttttttttttttaattaattaatttactttaattggaggtgaaatactttacaatattgtagtggtttttgccgtacattgacatgaatcagccatgggtgtacatatgttccccatcctgaacccccctcccacctccctccccatcccatccctcagggtcatccgagtgcaccagccctgagcaccttgtctcatgcatcgaacctggactggcaatctgtttcacatatgataatatacatgtttcaatgctattagAAGGTATGTGTTAAACTGACCATTATTCAGTTGAATTATTTACATCACACTTaattatatttaacttatatttgcATTCCTGTtacttaaaatgtgtttttaaaagactgtaagctcagtgggtaaagaatctgcctgaaaggcaggagacccggagtcaatccctgggtcagaaagataccctggagaaggcaatggcaacccactacagtattcttgcctggagaatcccatggacacaggagcctggcaggctacagtccatggggtcacaagggtcggacacaacttagcaactaaaccaccaccactatgaTGTAGACCTGGAACAACTGTAATATACACAGAAGATTGTCATGTGCTAGGAAATTCAACTGAAGGCACTggaaatcactttaaaaaaaataactttcaaagcTAGGAGACACATATGTAACCAACTAATGTACTGGGAAGGATTATCATTCACACATCAGAAATCTGTCAAAAAACTTCCAGATTTCTTTTCACAAAAAgctgattaactttttttttggctctgtccaaccagagattgaatcaaGGCCCcagcaatgaaagcacagagtcctaaccactggaccaccagagagtctcaaaaaaaaaaaacgaaactGATTAACTTTCAGTGGTATACAATTgttaaggaaaagaaagtaagAGGTTACACTTGAACTAAGAAACATTAAGAGAATTTGCTGGTTAGTTGAGGAAGCTTATGATAAAGGTCAGGG includes:
- the C20H1orf50 gene encoding uncharacterized protein C1orf50 homolog isoform X2, whose translation is MEDAATPGGTQGVTENQGVLSAAGALVELIPNPGGLALVSPYHTHRAGDPLDLVALAEQVQKANEFIRANATNKLTVIAEQIEHLQEQARKVLEDARRDADLHHVACNIVKKPGNIYYLYKRESGQQYFSIISPEEWGMSRPHDFLGAYKLQHDLSWTPYEDIEKQDAKISVVNKLLNQPVALPPSTEPSFQEFRSTESGL
- the C20H1orf50 gene encoding uncharacterized protein C1orf50 homolog isoform X1; this encodes MEDAATPGGTQGVTENQGVLSAAGRGGALVELIPNPGGLALVSPYHTHRAGDPLDLVALAEQVQKANEFIRANATNKLTVIAEQIEHLQEQARKVLEDARRDADLHHVACNIVKKPGNIYYLYKRESGQQYFSIISPEEWGMSRPHDFLGAYKLQHDLSWTPYEDIEKQDAKISVVNKLLNQPVALPPSTEPSFQEFRSTESGL